ctcacagagatcctcctgcctctgcctcccgagtgctgggattaaaggcgtgcaccaccactgcctggctctatgagACATATTTTCTAAGCAAGCACTTGAAGAGTGTGTCATGATAACTCTTAGTGCTTCATCTAAGTAGCATGCATATTATAGAAAAATACATGTAAGCATATAACTTGGTGCATTTTCACAAACTGGATAATACTACAGTGTTATTGGCATCTAGAACTAAACCCAAAGCCTAGCTATCATACCAGAAGACATCTATGTCATTAGAAGTCAGATGTTTTCTTAGATTCTTTAAACTAAAAAATGTTCTCTATCTgtgttgtggtggcacacacctttaaatttCAGcatagaaacaggtggatctctgaatttgaggccagcctggtctacagagtgagttccaggacagctaggactccacagagaaatcctgtctcaaaaaacaaaggaaggaagggggagggagggagagggaattttGTCTCTACATCTGCAGTCTTCACAGCCAATGTGAAATTGcactgattctttttttgttatttttttatgtatatgtgtgagcaacccagtatctgtgcaccacatgcatacaggaacccacagaagtcagaagaaggcattagaccCCCTGGAACTAATTTagtacaggcagttttgagctaccatatggtgctgggaattgaacctgagttgtctgcaagagcagtcagaaCCCCTAACCATGGAGCAATCTTTTCAGACTTGTTGTCCCTGACTTTTGAACTCCATATAGGTCATGTAATGTGTACATGCTTGTATGTCATGTCAAATTTTGTTTGTGAGATTTACTTTCATAGATATTTTTGTTAGAGTTGATTCATTGAATACTATGTAAAATTTCAGTACATAAATGTATTTCACAGTTTATTCCACTTGGAGATATTCTGAGTAGTCATTATTAGCTTTCTATTCATGTCACTTGATACGATGTCTGTGCTGGCTAGAattctgtcagcttgacacaagccagtcgtgtgagaggagggagcctcaactgaaaaatgccTGTATAAGATCCCACTGTggctgggcactggtggcgcacaccttttatcccagcactcaggaggcagaggctgacagatctctgtgagtttgggaccagcctggtctacagagcaagttccaggacagcctccaaagcaatacagagaaaccctgtctcggggggggggggggggaggacaaaTCCCATTATAgtcaagcctgtaggacattttcttaattagtgatccatGGGGGAGAGACCAGCCCAGTGGAGGTGATGCCACTCTGGGctggtggtggtcctgggttctataagaaagcaggctgagcaaaccatgaggaacaagccagtaagcagcaccctccgtggcctctgcatcagctcctgcctccaggttgggttcctatcctgacttctaGCAGTGAACAATGagtgatgtgaaagtgtaagacacataaacaaaccctttcctccccaggttgcttttgatcatggtgtttcatcccaaGACAACATCTAGCTAGGACAACATCTCAGGGTTGTTTTTATCTGTCATCCCTGAAGGTTGTACATGTTCTTCAGCCTTGTTGACTTTGCCCTGAGTGCTGTGttagtttgggtttctgttgctgtgataaaacaccatgaccaaaagcaacctggggaggaaagggtttatttcatctcataCTTGCAGCAAcagcccatcattgagggaatttagggcaagaactcaaacagcaTAGGATCCTGGAGCCAGGAACTGATGTAGAGTctatggagggtgctgcttactggcttgctcccatgggTTACCCAGCCTGCTACAGaagtagaacccaggaccactagcccagggatagctccacccacaatggtctgggccctccccccttaatcactaattaagtaaatgccctacaggcttgcctacaactgGATCTTACACTAGTTTTTTCTTAACTGAGAcctcctcctctcagatggccctagcttgtgtcaaattgacagaaaTCTAGCCAGCACCTGTGCCTTAGTCAAGAGTTCTAGATGCAGGCATTCCCAGCACTCCCAGCTCCCTTCCTCCTCAGCATTCCCGTTGGACCGTCTTTGGATTTTGTTTATTCTGAACAGTTCTTCCctggtgcatacacacacatgttggTTTACTTTATTAGCTTGTGAATGCCCTTCCGAACTTTGCTTGTTTGCATACCTCAATACCTGGTTCGGGACCTGAGATACAGTCAGCCAGTTGAGTGGTGACAGCGACCACTGTGACAGTGTTTAACAAACAAGCCCTCTTCATTTCATGTGTCATCTAATAGAGGTCAGTCAGGCCTTCCCTCAGACACGTGAGTGTTGGGAAGTGACTCTTTCAGAAACGAGTCCATCGCCAGCCTCAAAACTGAACATGGCAGGGGTGTTGTTGTGGAGTCTGGGGCCTCTTGGAGATTTAAAGCAGCAGTGGTTCCAGGGCAGGAGAGTGGGGACCAGATATAAATAGCAGAACACAAGTGGGGTAATGCGCCACTGCCAAGCTACCGCTAGGGgtgttataaaaagaaaagcattcccAGGCAGCTCTCACTGTCAACAACATCCCATCCTGGAGGGACTCTCACCACAGCTGAGAGTAGGAATCAGTGTGGCCGGGGCATCATTTAAACTCCCTGCAAAGGCACAAATACCAGGTAAGCATTTTGATTTATCTGCATCCAGACTACTGAATTGAAGACCAGGAGAACCCTGGCCCACAGCTGGCTTGGCACACGCTGCCTGGGTTGCattccttttactttttgagagGGAAGTTTGACACTgcatagcattttaaaataactacagatattttaaaagtgCTAGACAAAAGAACTGCTTTTGAAGAAAGACAGGAACCCGGGGCCAAAAAGAGTTACAAGGAGAAAGGCTATCCTTCCTTCCCCTGTgccattcatttcctctttcagaATCTAGACTAAGACGATTGGCAAAATAGAGGGAAATGGAGGTTTCCCTTGAGTTACAGGGGTGCCAGCGCTGTTAAGCACATGTATGTGAGAGACTGGAGGCCAGCAGCCTGTATCTCTTAATTGAGCTGGCTAATGGCTCTGGATAGCTTTGGCCCGTGAGGATCCTTGCCCTCCTGGCTAGCCCTTATGCTGTCACAAGTACCGGAACGGATACTGGACGATCAGCCAGTAGACTGCCAGGATCTAGTTAGAATCCCTGCCTTCCCAGGGCTTGTCAGTCGACTCCAGAACATTACACACTTgttcaacctctggcctctggtgGTTgtgaggagttggaggaaggaggtCACCTGAGGTACTCCACTCCATCCTGCTGCTGACCTCATCCATCCCCTCCCACCCTAACGGGCGGGCGGGCATGCTCTAACTTGCCTGGCCAGTGGAAGGATGGAAGCTGTGCATGGGGAAATTTCTAGACAGTTCTTAGAAACTGGGAGCTAGTGGAGCAGTTTGAGAGCAGGATGGTTTTGGTGTGCTGTTTCCTGTGTATGCTCAGGGGAGATTTAGAGATGGGGAAACTTGTGCCTAAGTGACCCTGATGGGAGAGCCATGTCTAGAGTTGTGTGGAGGTGGATGGGTTTGCTCTTGGAAGCACTGAAGTTCCCTAAGGTTTTGTTCGATCTCTAGATAAAATCGAATGGCTCTTGCAGCCCTTGGGGTAATCTCTTGTACCATCACAATGTCTGCCcacaatgaaaatatatgtagcatgttttcttgctctcttttcctAAAGCTCTTGGTTAACCCTACTGAATTAAATCTTTTTCATTCTAATTTAGAAGAGAAAAGTGAAGATGGGACATTTTGAAATGGTCACCACGCTGCTGGCAGCCATGACTCTAATGGACATCTTCCAGGTAATGTTGGGAATGTGCTCACTGGGATGGCAGCCTGTAACATTGCCTGAGGAATCTCTGTGGACTGAGAGAAGCCAGAGTAGGCAAATTGGTTTGTTGTAAGCAGCTCTTCCTTCATTTTGCAGGTGACACATCTGCTAAGTGTAGAAAGttgagaaattaaaattaaatgaagaggaCAGAAAAATTCAGCCATAAACTCTCCCACTTGGAGGAAGAGACTCTTAGGGATCATGTGGATAGTGTATGTggttcctgtctctgtgtgtataatttattttaaaaagtaggttaACACTGTACAGAGTACTTTTAACCTTGTCTTCAAGTCATACTGCACAGAATTCgcatgtaaataaatattctggAAATATCGTGTGTTCTCCAAATAGTGCCACGGTGTTTGATTTCCATGTTTGTCATTAAACTACATAGTGACTATTTCCTTGTTGGCTTTTTACCAAtagaaattttatgattttatttgccATTCAATATTTAAAAACGAATATACTTTTTGTATGTATTGTATGAGACAGGCATCTCACTTGTCTTCTTTAAGAtaccataaaatttaaaaattgtatccaTTTTTAAAGCTTTAATCCAGTTTCTAGAGCATTAGTATGTTCTGTTGCCCGCACATTGTTTAACTTGAGATAAAGTTTgcaagaaaatggcctccaaagagagtggcactattaggaggtgtggccttgttggagtaggtgtggtcttgttagaggaagtgagtCAGTGTGGAGGCAGGCTTAGAAGTCTCATATAACCTCAAGCCACTCCAGTgagacagtccacttcctgttgcctgcatatcaactTGTAGCAGCTCCtcctccagtaccatgcctgcctacatgctaccatgctccccgccatgataatggactgaacctctgaaactgtaagctgccacctcaattaaatgtttcctttgtaagagttgctgtggtcgaactgaactggaatccagttgcagagaaggaggagtgatgagagaaggggtcaagaccactctggggaaatccacagaaatagctgacctgaacaagagggaactttTGGCCCCTagattgatcactgggaaaccagcatggaactgatccagaccccataaatgtgggtgtcagtgaggaggcctcgataATATATGGGGCctattgtagtagatcagtacttatccctagtgtaggaatggactttgggatcccatttcacacagaaggagactccctcagcctagacacaacggggagggcctaagccctctcccaaaggatatgacagactctgaagactcccccatggaaggcctcactctccctggggagcagaaatggtattggataggtagggtgttagtggggagcaggggaggaggggagggagagggaatggggattgacatgtaaaacaatcttgtttctaatttaaataaaaactttaaaaaaaaaagagttgcggtcatggtgtctcttcactgcaatagaaaccctaactaagatagaagttggtaccagggactgggataTTGCTGTGGTAAGCCTGACCACGCTTTTATTTGgaggaatatggaccttgggactgtggattagaaaagcttaagtgctgcttaatgggccatcctagtagaaACTTGGAGGGTAGCGGTGCTGAGTATGATTTGAACTATGCAGGGGCTGGGGGTTTCAGAGGGGAaggattttagtatgttgcctagaaatccttcttgtgatattttagtgggaaatgtggctgctttttgcccttgctGGAAAAGTTTGCCTTAGGGTaaagtgaagaatttttttttattaattccattggcagaagaaatctcaaaacaacctAGTATAGActgtgttgtgtggttattagtgttaactctaatgagtgtatataatgaaaaggagcaagctgagcaaggacgaatatttgaggagaaaagaacacatgaaagtAGCATGGAGCTAAGTCCTGTATTCCAGGAGATAAACAGagtaagaaatgaaataaaggaatggtgacctcagggcaagatcccacccagctaaagttccaacttgtgaaaaggaattaaagaaaagcttagagccggGTGTGGCCATGAAcaattttaattccagcacttggaaggtagagaagggtagatctctgagtttgaggccagccattCTATAGATCCAGTCTAAGGACAGCCAGGCTTAGGCAATGAAGGACAGATAGCTGGTGAAGatataattgaatgagggggccatgttctagccccagcaagcagcagctTGGTGGCAGCTTCAGCCTTGTGTTTCTGGCTCtaagttaaggatagaagaaaggcatTATGGAACCTTCCTGCCTGACTAAGAAAAACCCccgaggccaggcatgtgtcaggggtgtccctgaatggaggcctcgATAggtcattgtgtgaagctgtgaagttgaagcctgaatcgccttggagaacccaagatgttggagatgccagagccattgGATACCTgctaaggagagctgctaacagggagtgagTGGAACCAGACCAAGAGGAAGTGTGTTGTGGTCAACAAagttgaaaggagttggagagctGAAGattgttttgacatcagacatacaGGGATTGGAGTTTGCTCAGCTggattttggtcttgctttgctccaatatttcctcattatgctcccttccctacgttttggaacagtaatgtataCCCTGCGCCactatatgttggaagtatgtgatctgtttttttgattttgattttacaagggattacagttaagagactgcatgactctcagaagagactttgaacttcacacttttaaataagtttgagactgtgatagactatggggactttgaaattggactgaatgcatttttacattatgatatggctacaagcctttgtgggggggtcagggagtggaatgtaatggtttgaaaggaaatggcccccaaagggagtggcactaatgggaggtgtggccttgttggagtagatatggccttgttagaggaaagtgtcagtgtggaggcaggctttgaggtctcatggatgcttaagccacacccagtgaggcCTACTTTTTGTTGCCTGCTTGTCAacatgtagcagctccttctccagcaccagatCTGccatgtccccctcccccatcccataattatgataatgaactgaacctctcaAGCTGTAAGATGCCacctccattaaatgttttctgtagggagtcaccctagccccgcccaatagtcctggggcaggtaccaggtggacctggggactcgcccataagggcggggtgaaggaaagccgggatgacgtaaagggggcttcttaaaggactgcacgtggggacgggggtctctctttgttctggccgcgctggctgggttcttaacctagctctggcctgtgtttcacccggctgtgcttggaaataaagagaccttaatccaatagttttctttataagagttgccatggtcatggtgtctcttcacagcaatagaaaccctaactaagacatagaATTGAGATAcccttaaaaacattttagacCACACCCTCCACTGGTGTCCTTACGATGTTGACCAACATTAACTGTGGAGCTGCATAGCATTTGCAGCCCTCTCAGAAGCACTTTGCTTATTGgaagtcagttccctccttctccGCTATTCTCCGGCAGCCAGTGAGATTTATGGACAGTTCAGCAGACTGGAATCTTGCATAATACAGTCTTTTGTGCATGGATTCTTTTGCCTAGCATACTGTTTTCAAAGCCTTTTCATGTTGTGTCATATATTAGTATCTCATTCTTTTCATTTAGGAATACTAGTGCCACTACATGGCTagccacattttgtttatcaatCAGGCATTTGGGTCGTTCCACTTTATGGTAACTAGGAATAGTATTGCCAAGAACATCTGTGTATGGGTTTCTGTTTGAATGTTTTCAATTCTTCAGATAATTATTCCTCTCTAGGTAGGGACCTATCCAAGCACTGTTGCTAGCCTTATACAGTATTTACGTGAATACCTAGTTTTACTTATGTAAGTGAACATAAATTAGCCATAAATTAGGCTGTGCTACACTGCATGGCAGAATTGTGCATTATTGTGAACATACTTCACTTGGGGGTATCTAGATGAGGGTCACTGGGTCATATCATAACTTCCTGTTTAGCTCCTTGAGGTTCTGCTGAAGTACCATCCACACTGGCTGTACTCCACAGCGCTCCCTCCAGCATGGACTAGGGCTCCAATTCGGCTGTCTCCTATTTACGTGTGATTTTCCTCTtctgctcttgtttttgtttttttcattatttccattCTAGTGGGTATAAAGTGCTGCcttttgtggttttaatttgcctttcaaattaaaattttagttcGCAACACATCATTTTAACATCTTTTAGTGTTTTTCCATCTAATTGGTTTCTCTTCTGAAACACCTAGGTCATTTCTACATATTTGAAATGAATTTTTGGTGGATGAATTTTATCACTACAAGCTTTTGTTTAGGTGGATACCTCAGAGGAAGAAGACATTAGCAGCTCATTCACCGAATCTTCTGTACCTGCTCCTTAGTGTTCATTCATCTGTCCTGAATGGCGATGGCATTTAGGAGCTTTGCCACTGCAAGGCACGCACTGTTCGGAACACACAATCAGCTGTGGTGTCTGGCCAGGAAGTCTTGCTGTCTAAAATTAGACATGTGAAGCCCTCTCTGAGGCATAGGGAAAAGACAGGAACATATTGGATCAACTCTGATACGGTGTGAGGAATGTGGGCGGCGGTTTCGGGGCTGATGTCTTATGTTGCAGTCTTCAAGATAAATCACGCTTGGTGCTCAGGCTGAGCTCTGGTACATTCTGTGCTACAGAGCAAAATGCGTTTCTTAACTGTGAGACCCAAGGGACTTGATCTCTGAAGCCCTGATCCCCATGTCAAGAAACTGACCTACAGACCCAGGAGAGCAAGGGTCTCAGTGTCACCATGGGAAAACACTATGGTTAGCAATCAATTTCTGTTGCTGGTCTAGGGCCCACTTAGTTGTCTTATTGGTAAAATGCTTTCTCTTGTTTAGCAAAATGAAactcttttaaaagtattatgtaagccgggctttggtggctcacgcctttaatcccagcactcgggaggcagaggcaggtggatctctgtgagttcgaggccagcccggtctccagagcgagtgccaggataggctccaaagctacacagagaaaccctgtctcgaaaaacaaaacaaaaaaaaagtgttatgtAAGTGTCAGTGGGCTTCATCATGGGACCATTCTAATGTTTTAGAAGCAACAGAACGTTTTGGTTAAGAAGGTAGAACTCTGGAACCAGAGTGTCTGGGGTCAAATACCAATACCATGTCTCAGTATATTCATTTccttatctttaaagaaaaaggtggaaggaaggcttggagctggagaggtgacttggtGGCTATGAGCACCCACGGTTGCAGAGAATCTGGGATAGGTTGCACCCACGTGGCTCATAAACCACCTATAATGCAAGTTACACTGTCTTTTGACTTCCTTGGGTGCCAGGCACCCTGGTGGTGatttacatgtgtgcacacaaacactaatgcacataaaataaaaataaacctttaaggtaaaatgaaacagaaggatGTTCGTGATGGTACCTATCTCATGGGTTACTCTGAGTATCATGTGAGGTAATGCTTCAAAGGAAGCATTTAGTGCCAGCACATGGGAAGGAGATGTTTGTGAGGCCTGGAAATGAGACATCCTGAGATGGCGGTGTCTTGGAAGACTCCGCAAACGGTTGTATGAGCAGATGGTTCATACTACTGATTCTAGGCCGGaagtttatatgtttatatgtgtatggtcTTAGACATGGATGACAGGTCTTTGGGCATCCAAAGGAATCAAGTAGGCAGTTGACATTCTCAGCCTTACAGCCTCATCTCCCTTTCAAGTGccattaattttctttattcccctatgggattacaagcatggcTGTTGGAGTTCCTAAACCAACAGTAAGTAGCCCGACGCTTacagttttaaaggaaaagaggtGGGGATTTTGGAGAGGGGTGATCTGCCTTTACTTGGGGCTGGAAGTGTAAAACCAGTCCCGCACATGCCATCTGAATGAGGGAGCGTGGCTGAAGGGAGAGGTAATATTTGTCACCATGTATTTTCTACCCTGCGCAGTATTTTGTACGTGATACTTCAGACTCTACAAAACAGTCTTGAGCATTTGAGGGAATGAAGGTTGAACCGGAACTGCCACAGAAGTCTTTAGTCCCTTGCGCACCACAGAGCTCACGTGAATGAGTTGCAGGCAATATTCCTACCCATACCTTACTCTCTCATATAAACATGAAAGCTGAGAGAAGCTACCCATTGCCGTGGGGTGGACTTCATAGTTAAAAAGTGGATGAGACAGTGGGCATAGCACTGTGAGAGAAAATTACACCAAATGAAATTGTGACCTCAAGCGTGttcctttccttttgctttgaaggtgaaggcagaagtgttagacatggcagagaATTCGTTTGATGATGAATACCTAAAGTGCAGCAACAGGATGGAAATGAAGTACATTCAGCAGCTGTTCAAGGAGGAAAGCGCCAGCCATAGGCTCCTGGAGACTGTGTGGGACAATGCCGGGATCTTGTGGGATGCTCGGAAGGCTCAGATCCCCGTCCCCCTGACCTTCAAGAACTCCTATGGAATAGCCCTGATGGCGTTCGTGACCGAGGCTCGAGAGCAGACTCCTTTTTACCACACGTTCAACAGAGCTGTGAAGATGGCTGGCCATTCCCGGAAAAGTTACATCTATGACTTTCCCTTCAAAGCTTTTCATTTTTACCTGACAAGAGCCCTGCACCTGCTGAGAAGGCCTTGCGGTGACAGCTACAAAGACGTGGTGTACCTCACAAGTCCAGGCATTTCCTTCAATTTTGGAGAGAAAAACCTCGCCCGGCTGGGCAATTTCACACTGGCATATTCAGCCAAACCCCCCATAGATAACAACCAACCAGTGCTAACCATCCACACCTGCTTTGGGGTTCCTGTGGAAAGGTTTTTTGGTAACGAAAGTGAGAGAGTGGTTTTAATACCTCTGAGTGAGGTTTTTCACGTGTCGCAGGAAGGAACTGACAAGGGCCTTACTCTGCACAGCATAAACAAGACCTGCAGCTACTATGATTGTGCGTTCCTCGGGGGTAAGTGTCTCAGCCATGATCTGGGTTTGTCTgagaggagtggggtggggtgcaggCCCCGAGAGGtgtctgggaggagaggagtaGGGTGCAGGCCCCGAGAGGTGTCTGGGAAAATGGAGTGGGTTTGCAAGGAGAGATGACATCAGCAGTTTCCAGTCTCACACTCTCTGTCTCTATATCTACAACTCAGGTGTGGTCAAATGCACATAACTgttaaacaacaaaacagtacTGTGAAGCAGAACCCATTTTGCCCTACAGGGTTTGGCAATGGTCAGAAACGTTTTTTGGTTGTCACAACTCAGAAAGAGGTGGGGTTGTTATTGGCCAGGAATGGCCAAACAATGCTTGGGACCCTGTCAAAACAAAGCATTATCTAGTGTAAAATGTCAGTACTCCTGGTGTTGAGAAATCCCATTACAAGTCATGCAGTAAAAACAGCCCTATCCCATCTCCAAGCCTCACTGGCATCCATTCTAAATCATTTTAGCTATTTTTTTcaggcatacaccatcatgcatacttttattatttctggATTTACATTGTTTTTAGATGTCTTCCTTCATGTGTTCTCTTGGTCCAGTAGATTGGTggctttttttgttggtggtggtggttttggttttttttaaaccCCTGTAGTACTTCCTTTGCTGGGGTGACtttatgacttcatttttaaatatcttattaATATTTCATCCCAGTTCCTTTAACA
The Cricetulus griseus strain 17A/GY chromosome 1 unlocalized genomic scaffold, alternate assembly CriGri-PICRH-1.0 chr1_1, whole genome shotgun sequence genome window above contains:
- the Art3 gene encoding ecto-ADP-ribosyltransferase 3, producing the protein MVTSLLPQQFVEILPSIEMYVFPAVVTESVWPGHHLNSLQRHKYQKRKVKMGHFEMVTTLLAAMTLMDIFQVKAEVLDMAENSFDDEYLKCSNRMEMKYIQQLFKEESASHRLLETVWDNAGILWDARKAQIPVPLTFKNSYGIALMAFVTEAREQTPFYHTFNRAVKMAGHSRKSYIYDFPFKAFHFYLTRALHLLRRPCGDSYKDVVYLTSPGISFNFGEKNLARLGNFTLAYSAKPPIDNNQPVLTIHTCFGVPVERFFGNESERVVLIPLSEVFHVSQEGTDKGLTLHSINKTCSYYDCAFLGGLKTENCIANPEYIEPVYVYNPDLESQKLEDSGRKRLESTGIPGIKVLQQDENPFMQDKKPEDKSQGNAVNPTLGPVPVPGPKSHPSASSGRMLLPPVTASIALIVTSAVSISTAL